The following nucleotide sequence is from Podospora bellae-mahoneyi strain CBS 112042 chromosome 1 map unlocalized CBS112042p_1, whole genome shotgun sequence.
AACAATGTGAAGGCCAATGAAGTGGTGCTTTTATATTCTCCAACCTCCTAGAGGTCCACAAGACAATATGCTAACCATATCACTGAACCACCCTCCTTCGTTCCGAAATCAACCATCGATTTAGTTGATTTAGTTGATCTCACCGGAGTCCTCAATGGTGGGCTTCTTGAGACCAGGCTTGATGGcaccggagccggagccggtaGCCTCAAGGAGCTTGACGACGCGCATGGACTCATCATCGGCAACCTCACCGAAGACGACGTGGCGGCCATCGAGCCAAGAGGTCTTcacggtggtgatgaagaacTGGGAGCCGTTGCTGTGAGGGTTCAGGTCAGCTTTGTGATCAATTGAACGGGGAAATTCCGAACAGATTAATGACTCACGTGTTGGGGCCGGCGTTGGCCATGGAGAGGAGACCAGGGCGGGTGTGCTTGATCTGGAAGTTCTCGTCGGCAAACTTCTCGCCGTAGATGGACTTGCCACCGGTACCGTTGCCACGGGTGAAGTCACCACCCTGGAGCATGAAGTCGGGGATGATGCGGTGGAAGGAAGAGCCCTTGTAGCCGAAGCCGTTCTGGCCAGTGCAGAGCTCACGGAAGTTacgggtggtgatggggacaACTTCGTCGTAGAGGTTGAACTTGATAGTACCCTCCTGCTCTACGCGATTGTCAGTATCATGGGATTGCCAGGCGTTGAACAACGTCAATGGAATAGATGGAAGGATGGCTACATACCGGCGATCTCGTTGTTGGGGCGGCCCTGGCTATCAAAGCCGGTGGGACCAGACCAAGAGACCTTGAAGAAGCTATTGTATGACCGTTAGCATAGCTTCCACAAGCTGATGGTGGGGCATTGTCTCTGTTGACCCTGGAAGACAGCGACTTACACTTGAGGGGCCATGTTGATTGATGAGACTGAGAAAGCTCTAACGGAGTTTCTGATGTTGGATTGGATAGACGACGAAAAGGTGGAAGAGAATGGAGCAGTGGGAAGTTGGtgaaagagggaggaaggtCGAGGAAGAGCAGAGCAACCGCGGGGTAGGAGGGGTCGAAACATTTTCCGGGCTGGCGAGAAACTGGGTTAGTGCTCCACATGGACCAATAAAAAAAGCTATCCCTGAACAGGTACGTATACTTCACGTGAGAAAGGAGGGGcctgttgtggtgttgtccaACCATGGCAGGGGTCATGCTTTGCCGCCCCTCACCGTCTGGTTGCTCAGCAGCTAGTACAGCACGCCCCCAGCAACGCTGGCGTGGGGCATGGTTTGAGGCGAACAAGATGACGGTGAACGTTCAGGACGAAGCCAACTCTGTATGTAGCCATGGCCTTTTTGtagcaagaggaggaagagttgaGACGATGAGGGCAGTGACAGAGAGACACGGGGGAGACAATTCTTGTCTTCAAGCAACCGCTTGGCTGCCGGGAAGGGGACACTGAACAACGAGACTGGACATCCCACTTCTTTGCTGACCCCCTCAtgcccatcctccctccctctgaTCCGTGGCGATCGCGAATTGCCCCAGCCtgcagaggagggggaacCAGATGCGGGCCGAGCTGCACGCCAATTGGCGCAGCACGTTGTTTGTCCCACGGACTGGAATCGTAGTTGGCTCAGCCCATCTCCACTGGCAGCAGTGAGAGTATCACTGCCGGCTGACATGGTGCCATCTTCTTTTTTCGAGGAAGTGGGATGTCGGAAACAACAAGTGAAGCCAACAACCTAAGACTGGGAAACATGGAAAGCAGGTGCAATCATCACCCAAACACCTTGTGTTTGCTTCCCCCCTTTGAGCACGGTAACCCGTCCAGGGGCTAGttcccaacctcaccagGTTGAGGAAGCTGTATCCTTGAGCTCCCAGCCGAGCTTCAAATAGTAGGCGGGAATGACTGACTgaaagaaggaaagagaggCACGCACCTTTCGAGTGGAACTTTACTTATAATacagaaagagaagaataATACACAGCTGAGAGCTGGACGAATTGAAGCACGACGGTGACGGAATGGACAAGTtcgatggtgatggaaaGCACTCCAAAATTTCTCTCTCTTGAGCTCTCCCACTGGCGCAAACTCTCTGAAGCTTTTCCGAGCATAGACCCACCTGGGCAGGTCCATTTGATGCCTTGATGCCTCAGGCTGCAATGGCTATTCAGACCCACTTTCAGCAGTGCCGCGCCCAGATCCCCAGAGCCCAAAGTGTCTTGGCTGCGGCGGTTGGGAAACCGCAAGGTGTCCGTCCTCTTAACTCCACAATATCGGTTCAACATCGAATGCGACAGCAGCAGGTCGACTCCCAAGTCCGCCGACACAAGCAAAGCTATAGCATTGCCTTGTCGCTCTGATACTCAACAATTTCACGCTGGATAATCGTCAGGATTCTTCTTCACAATGGATTTGAACAGTCTCCGGCAGACCGTCACCAACCTGACACTTTACGATGTCAAGGCCGGTGTGCGCAAGGTCCAGAATGGTAGGTTTGATGCGCCCGACTCCAGGTCTTCCCACATGTGCTAAACCATGCTTCCGTGTACAGCCGTCATGAACTTCACCGAGATGGAGGCCAAGGTGCGCGAGGCCACAAATAATGAACCTTGGGGCGCATCCTCAACTCAGATGCAGGAGATTGCGGATGGCACTTTCAACTAGTACGTGGTGTTACCGGCCACACATACCAAGACACAGTCTAACCATCATTCTCTTCCAGCCAAACCCTGAACGAGATTATGCCCATGATCTATCGCCGCTTTACCGAAAAGTCCGCCGAAGAGTGGCGCCAGATCTACAAGGCCCTCCAACTTCTCGAGTACCTGATCAAGCACGGCTCCGAACGCGTTATCGACGATGCTCGCTCCCACATTACTCTGCTCAAAATGCTTCGCCAGTTTCACTTCATTGACCAAAACGGCAAAGACCAGGGTGTTAACGTTCGCCATCGCGCCAAGGAACTTGCTGAGCTtcttggggatgttgacAGGATCCGGTCGGAGCGCAAGAAGGCACGTGCGATCAAGGGCAAGTTTGTAGGCATGCAGGGTGGCTCTGGAATGGGAAGCAGCAGTCGATATGGTGGCTTTGGGAGCAACTCGGACGGGTACAgtgggggcggcggtggtggcagcagctCGACttatggtggtgatgctAGAGGTGTGTacggggacggtggaggcTTCGGCGGACAACAAAGCAGCGATTTTGGTCGAACACAAGCACGCGGGGAACAGTTTGAGGAGTATGACGagtttgatggggatgaaCGGCCAGCTGGTGGTGCTTCGTCTTCAAGCACCCCAAGGGTGAAGCGAGACACATCCGAAAGAGCCGGTGTTAAGAAGACCACTGAaccggcgaagaagaaggccccTGAGGTCGATCTGTTTTCGTTCGACGAGCCCGCCACAACCTCTACCCCTTCTCTGGCTGATGCCCCGGCTGCTTCGAGCGCTGCACTCACcaatgatgacgacgacgacttcGACGATTTCCAATCGGCAGTgccggctgttgctgctgcccctgcGACCCAGTTCGCCGCTCCCCAGCCTGTCTCTGCCCCCCAACAAGCCAATCTGAGCGGCATGGTCGCCATGTCGTCTATCTCTCCGCCGCCAAGCTCAACCGCCACGCCCTCCGGCAACTTTTCGGCCTTCTCAACGCCTTTGTCTGCGACTACTCTCTCTCCTGCTGCGAAGCCAGCAGGGTTCCAAGCCTCTACACCAAACTACTTTTCTTCGGTTCAGGCGGcatctccagcagcacctGTGACaaagcctgctgctgcccctgccTCCTTCGGCGGGCTGAAGCCAGTCACCAGTGGCTCCAAGCCAGCAGCACCCGCAGCTGGAGGCGACGCTTTCGGTTCTCTCTGGTCTCAAGCCAGTGTAGGCCTCAAGAAGAGTACCCCCACTGGGCCTGGGCCGACAATTGGACAGCTCGCGAAGGAGAAAAGCAGTGCTGGCATCTGGGGTGCGGCcagctcttcttctcccgctGCTGCTAAGCCGGCGGGTAGCAAGCCGCTTGGCAATGGTCTTGATGATTTGCTGGGCTGAGATCTGATTGTGTCCTTTCAATGCTAATTTCTGATATTATTTACGCTGCTTTTCACGGGGATAGTTGGGGAGGCTAGAAGGTCTGTCTTGATAAGATAGTCATGCAGATGGCTTTCGGAGTATGGCGTGCCAAAATTGATCTTCAGCGTTATGCATGCATCTGAGTGGTTGTTCCAGCAATATTGCCAAGAGTGGCTGTCTGGGGATGTGGTCTCAAAAGGGGCTGGCCAGGGGCAGCTGTCCAACCCGGCCGAGCAATCGGCCCGGAGATCGAGGTGTTCCGCAGCGGCAATCATTCTACGACACAACATCATCTGAAAGCTGATCCGTCATGCGGAAGTTTGCCGATGTCGCCGTCCCTTCTCTCCGACGGCCTGTGCTTGAGCTGCACCATGTTTACTACGTGTTTTGTTGTGTTTAATGCTTACTCAAAATAGCCAAGTCCAGCAGATACCCTATCCTAAGGTAGTGTAGTTCAGCTTGACAGATTCCGCTGCTTACTCGATTATTGACCCCAAGACCGTTACTCGTCCTGGAACATACAGTTACCTCGGTTTAGCCAGACTTGAGGATGACTCACTGCCAGCTCCGTCCGCAACCATCGGTTCCCTTTCCTCCCGGCCCCGGCACCGTTTTGCGGCCGGCTTGGCATTCTTACACCCGCAGATCCACGTTTCCCGGCCGCATCCTTCGGGGCCCAGGTTCTTTTCATCTCATGTTCTCACCATTTGCCCTACTGGGAAAATCGTCCCAACCGCCGACGGTGGCCTGGCTGGGCCTTTTAAATGATCGACTTCAGAGTTTTGGAGTCAGACTCGATACAACACCAAGTCGATCATTCCTTCcttccaccttcttcaactgTCAAATCGAACGGTTTGGACACTCGAGCGACTAACATCTTTCCCAGAAAGGGAATCGCTATGATGGTCTGGTGGTAAATACATCTGAAGGGCGGTGTGTGATCAGCGAAACTGCTGCAATGAGGCCGTGTCATGGATGACTGGGCCGGTGAAGCTTAGAGAATATATCTTCATTTGgagttgctgttgctctTTGTGATTATGGGTAGTCGATCCTGGAATCCCTCAACTATCGCCTCTGGCTCTGATACATGTACCCGGTGGCCGACGGTGGTTTGTCCAACGCTTTCGAATCCGATCTTGTTGCGAGTTcacctttctttttctctaCTTGAGGTTGAGAAAAGACATCCTTTGACTCTACTTTTTTATTGCATGGCATCGTCCAGGCAGGGCATGCCAAGGTTTATGAGACAGTCTAAGCCATCATGGACACCAGATCGCTACGGCCTCAGGGCTTTCTCGGTTACTTCTTTCTCGTTGTGCGGATTCTGTCGATAGTTGCTTTGGGGCTTGTTGTAGGGTTCACGGTCAACTTCATAGTTGCTTTCAACAAAGCAGGACTTGGGCTGCCGCCAACAATTGTGGCATTAGTGGCTTTGGTATGTCTACAAGTGTCTTCGGCTCTTAATCTATTCAGACTTTGACTGACAACAGTGACCAGACCAGCACAGCACTACTCTACACCCTAGTCACTATTACGAGCTTCAGTCGGCGATTCGTCCCATATATCGCCACTATAGTTCTGGATTTCGTCCTTCTTATTCCAGCTGTAACTGTCACAGTACTCCTGGCCCAGCCCGTGACCAAAAGGTCATGCGCTGCCATGGCTCCTTCAACCACCTTCACAATTACTGTGCCACCCAATACCTCATTTGGCCAAACAACATTcccatccaacaccaacgggAAAGAGGCCTGCTACCGGGTATTCGCCATCTGGATCTCCCTCATCGTCCTTTCTGCCATGTTCATCCTCAGCACGCTTTCCTCCCTCCTACTCCAACTGCGCGAGCGCAAGCTTCAACGACAGGAATATGACTTTAACGAAAATTCGTCCGACCCTCTCAACCGCCCCGGCACCGATTTCTTCACCCAACgtcccatcaccatcatctccaacccctctAGAGATTATTCCACCGGCCGCAAGCCAAAAAACAAATGGGACAGCTTCGGCGACTGGGATCGCGACCTCGACGAGAAAAAGTCCCAATGGCGCCCAGCAAGTCAAAGAATCGACAGCTGGAACaccgccagcagcaccacccttCCATACAAAACTAAAGACGAAATCCCCCGCTCCAACACAAGGGAATACCGCCCCCGCAACAACCGTCTCGACTCCCCtaccctccccaaccgcccCTCCGACCTCGCCAAAGCCTACCGTGCCTACCGCACCACCGGAGCGactcccacctctccctccacccgcCCCCGCTCACGACAGCGAGGTCTACCAGGTAACCCCCAGTAGGGACTCGGGGCGCCTACCACCCcactcccccaaaacccaacaaTAATCACACCGACCCACCtcccaaaagcaaaagaacaGACCGTTATAATTGAAGACGTCAAcggagggaggagaacaCCCGGCTGGCCCTTTCCCTCAACAGCGGGAAAGAAGTCATCGGCGGgacacctccaacctccacccccgacaCCGAATAATACAAGACGAGCAAGAGCCGACACGGCAGAGAGCAGTCTCAGTCTAGGAGCAGGGATGATCCCCATTGCGTTGTCGTCCTCTCTGTCGgagtcgtcgtcgttttCACCTGCTTtcgggggcggtggattgttgggaaaggaaggggagaaggaggatcaGGCGCCCTTGTTGTTGCCCAAGACTACTTATAGCCCTAGTACAAAAGTTGAtccgagggagaggaagctgagagagaagaagaagacggggaggagtgTCGTGCAGGGCATGGCTCCTTTGGAGGGTGTGCCGAGTAGTGATAGTGTGGTTCATGAGAGTTTGCTGCCGTCGCCGTTGGTGTTTGGCCAGGAAGTGAaggggagaaagaaaaaggaggagagtgggtggtgggggccGTTGGCGAGTGTGATTGGGCGGTCGAGGGGTGAGTTTGACCCGGGGAATGTTGTGTAAACATGCTGGATGggtgtatatatatagctgACCATATGTGATGGGTTGGGCACCGGGCACAAATAGTTTGACTGTAAAAGTAGGGGCGAAGTACTGGTTGGTACATTGGTAGGATAGATATAATACCCCATTGTTCTTTTGTTCAAGCTTGTTCATCAAACAAAAGTGTCAGATCAGGAGCGAAGGCTGACCCAGACAACTCAAACATGCGGCGATATCCCACTGGTCTGCATTTTGCTCGATCTGGGCCCGGTTTGCCCATACGTGCTCCATGATGGCCAGTCCCTCTTTGATGGTGCCAAAATTCCTCAAGCACCCCATGGCGGCGACCATATCCCGGAATATTTGCTCCTGTTCTGGAGCAGCCAGACATCCGGTAACAGTGAATGGCCAAACCAATACTCTGAGACAGGCTGGTGCTGGAACGCAATAAAGCATCAGATTAAGAGTCTCTGTGACCGAGTGGTGTATCTCCTGACTTGCTGGTTGCCACCCAGAAATGACCACTTGGAGATATGTCAACGTTGCTTGAGCCCAGATTCTCGTATGTACAGCAGTACTGTGCATAGATTGAGGTGAAATCATGCCCTGTGCCGTGAAGTGCAACAGTGGATGGTCTTTCGGTACAGGCCCGCTGGATGGGCAAGCATGTTTAACCTCCGGCTCTCCCAATCCCGCCAACCCATCCCGAATCCTCCTCTGAATCACCCTCGCCCGTTCGACCAACTCCGTCACCGACAAcgcccccatcctcttcctctccttcttatACCCATTCAGCGCAGCAACCTgcccaacagccaccacagcCCAATTCTCCAACCCAATAAACTCCACCAACTTCAAATGCGGCAagtccatctccttctccttcaccttcacccccaCAATCcgttccaactcctccctcccgaTAGTATCCAACAAATGCGCATGCCACCTCTGCAACCTCGGCCCCTCACCCAAAGCCGTACTCCCCACCACATCCAAAAATAACAACTGCGCGCTAAAAAACCGCAACGTAGCCTGCCCCGTGCCCCAGGGCTGCCCCATCGGGGTAAAGCTCTTTGGATTCGTGCCCAGCTGTAAAAGCAACATCATAAAacacaccacctccctctctccctcctcccctcccacattaacccttcccatcccatgaAACCTCCACGTCTCACCCCACAACTGCGCCGCCGCATCAAGATGCACCCTCCAATTCCATCCATTCCCCACCGCGACCTCGCTCGTCAGTAGCTGAACAATACAGGCCACCACCTCGCTCGCCTCTTTGAGATGCCCTTCCACACCTTTGTCGACGACCCCCTGAATCGCCCTTCTTAACCACTGCAGCCCCAACTCCTGCTCCCGTTGGATGGCGTCAAAATTATGGCTCTTGCACAGCTCGGGGACGTCTTCTTTGTTGTCTTcgctggagaggatgataCCGTAAAAGTACCCCGCCATTGTCTGCGCGACGTGGAAGAGGGCTTGGTTGCGCTGTAGCAGGACGAGCAACCAGCCGCGCCCAAAGTCGAGGAGGGTAGGGCGGTAgaaagggaagaggaaggggaagacgTAGTCGAGGTAGAACATTGTTCTGTGGGCGTCGCGCTCGGAGGCGGGGATGCCGGTGTGGTCTTCTCTGTCTGGGTCAGCGCTGTCagtttgttgatgacggGACGGGATATTTGAAGGCGAGGGACTAGAGGAGGAGCAAGGTGTCAcaatggcggtggtgtcggtTGATGTGGCGCCGGTTGGGATATTGTCAGTTTCAACGCCCATCCCGCTACCCTTCTCGCCATCTGGTAGTATTGTCACCCCCCCAACAGTgtcgccaccatcaccatcaccaacactaACACCAGATAGTAGCTGCAGTGTCCCCGTCGTGATGacgccaacctcaacccttCCCATATCCAACCCTATCTCCCCAACACCGGCCTCCAAATCCTTCATGtacctcttctccctcctctggGCAGCAACCCTCTTGATCTCCTGCTTCACCCACTCTCCTCTTGCCTTTTGCCAATCCCCGCCGTCCATCCACTGGGGCTTTTCCTCGCTGTACAAGCAGTCGATCCCCAGCGTGCTGCAGCCCTCGCACACCGGCCTGGTTTCGTCGCACTTTTTGCGGCGGAGTCGGCAGGTCCAACACCCCTCGGAGGATCTCGTTCGGGTGGTCattttgttgcttttttgAAAATCTAGCCAAACAGTTTGAACGGTTGGGAAGAGAGGTTCGAAAGTCAGACGagctgtcgttgttggcTCGGGAGGTGAGATTTGTCAGCTGGCCTTGCCGCCGCGTACACTTGCATGTCTTGAACAGAATGACGGAGACTGCGGCGTTGAATaaaggccttgaaagatcAGATACCTAGTGCAAATGCCCTcgactatctttcaaggccttaTCCAAATGCAACGGAGCAATAAAAAAGATGTACAGCACAGAAGAATTAGCACTAAGtatataaccctaaccctatcACACTCCTTAAACCCCAGGATGTGCTATTCGCCGTCCTCGCCCTACTACCCGCAcgctcccccctcctcctgccactGACTTTGCGGAAAACACTTGCTTGATGGGTCTGATGCCTGGTATAACGATGAACTGTTCTGTAATTGATGCCCATAAGGCTCTGATCCAAACGTGAGATCGTGACCGGCACAGAATAACAAAAACTCCAACCAAAAACGACGGTCATGGCTCATTACATATGTCATGTACTTACCGAGATACACCTCCTAAGCCCtggcctgctcctccttttgtGCCTTGATGGCCGCAGCACGATAAGCCCACAGCTCTTGCGGTTGACCATTCGCATCACAAGACGCAAACTTCCACCAACCCGAGTGGAAAGCCCCCGCGATGTTGATCAAGCCCCATTTGATCGGTGCCGGCATGGGAGGCCAGTGGGCCCACATCCCATCCTCGACCGTACGGTccaagttgaggaggaagaagggcaCGACATCCGTCATGCCGGCCTTGGTAACAGTGCTCTTGCCCCACGCCTTGAATGTAGCCGCGGCGGCAGTGTTCTCGGGGGTGCCCTCCTTCGGCGCATTGGGGTGCTCGGAGAACTTGGCAATGGTGGATATCTCGCTGTGGAAATGTTTCTCGAAAGGCTCTTGGAACGTGCTCATGATTTGCAAAAGCTCGTCGGCAGAGAAGTCGGTGGGAGATTGGAGGCCGGAGAGGTACTTCTCAAACTCAGCTAGGCCGGCAAGGAAAGATTCTGTAGACAGATTGGTTAGTTGAGTGGGAGAAGAGCGACAGTTGACTACAGGAGCAATACCGTGCTCATGATGAGTCTCCTCAAACACCGTCTTGTCCTgaagcagctcctccaccttggtgAAGAGAGATGcctcttcgtcatcgtgGTGTGACTTCACGAAGCGATACCAAGCGAGGGCATAGCCAATGAAGTCGGCCTTGTCCTGGTCGAGCAGCAGTGGAGCCTGGTGGTAGATGGAATTGTAGCCGCGGAGGATGGAGTTGTGGAGCAAAGCCATATGGGTGGCTCCCGATGTGAAGATATCAGTCTTCTTTGTCTGGAACTGGGGCGTAGTGATGAGCTTCATGGGCCCATCAGCCCaaggtttggagggggaaaCAGAGGTCATCATGGACGGTGAGCGGCTCAGCAGAAAGCCAATAATCATGAACGGAATAGAGAGAAACAGAGTTACTCTTGGGCTCGCCattttggaggagatgacaAGCAATATGCAGTCGTACGATGGAACCCAAAGTCTAGCCATCGAGGTTGCGAGCCCGAGCTTTCCAGAAGCTCTAGTGGGGCATCTGCTGATAAAACGCGGGTGTTGATTGGATCCCATCCACTGCCGGACCCTCCCTCTTGCCCCTGGTCGCGCTTGTTCCC
It contains:
- the CSR1_1 gene encoding phosphatidylinositol transfer protein csr1 (EggNog:ENOG503Q3ZN; COG:O), whose amino-acid sequence is MFRPLLPRGCSALPRPSSLFHQLPTAPFSSTFSSSIQSNIRNSVRAFSVSSINMAPQVFFKVSWSGPTGFDSQGRPNNEIAEQEGTIKFNLYDEVVPITTRNFRELCTGQNGFGYKGSSFHRIIPDFMLQGGDFTRGNGTGGKSIYGEKFADENFQIKHTRPGLLSMANAGPNTNGSQFFITTVKTSWLDGRHVVFGEVADDESMRVVKLLEATGSGSGAIKPGLKKPTIEDSGEIN
- the ENT3 gene encoding Epsin-3, clathrin recruitment and traffic between the Golgi and endosome (COG:F; EggNog:ENOG503NTVR; BUSCO:EOG09263WB5), whose amino-acid sequence is MDLNSLRQTVTNLTLYDVKAGVRKVQNAVMNFTEMEAKVREATNNEPWGASSTQMQEIADGTFNYQTLNEIMPMIYRRFTEKSAEEWRQIYKALQLLEYLIKHGSERVIDDARSHITLLKMLRQFHFIDQNGKDQGVNVRHRAKELAELLGDVDRIRSERKKARAIKGKFVGMQGGSGMGSSSRYGGFGSNSDGYSGGGGGGSSSTYGGDARGVYGDGGGFGGQQSSDFGRTQARGEQFEEYDEFDGDERPAGGASSSSTPRVKRDTSERAGVKKTTEPAKKKAPEVDLFSFDEPATTSTPSLADAPAASSAALTNDDDDDFDDFQSAVPAVAAAPATQFAAPQPVSAPQQANLSGMVAMSSISPPPSSTATPSGNFSAFSTPLSATTLSPAAKPAGFQASTPNYFSSVQAASPAAPVTKPAAAPASFGGLKPVTSGSKPAAPAAGGDAFGSLWSQASVGLKKSTPTGPGPTIGQLAKEKSSAGIWGAASSSSPAAAKPAGSKPLGNGLDDLLG
- a CDS encoding uncharacterized protein (EggNog:ENOG503PP9K) — protein: MDTRSLRPQGFLGYFFLVVRILSIVALGLVVGFTVNFIVAFNKAGLGLPPTIVALVALTSTALLYTLVTITSFSRRFVPYIATIVLDFVLLIPAVTVTVLLAQPVTKRSCAAMAPSTTFTITVPPNTSFGQTTFPSNTNGKEACYRVFAIWISLIVLSAMFILSTLSSLLLQLRERKLQRQEYDFNENSSDPLNRPGTDFFTQRPITIISNPSRDYSTGRKPKNKWDSFGDWDRDLDEKKSQWRPASQRIDSWNTASSTTLPYKTKDEIPRSNTREYRPRNNRLDSPTLPNRPSDLAKAYRAYRTTGATPTSPSTRPRSRQRGLPGNPQ
- a CDS encoding uncharacterized protein (EggNog:ENOG503P0WT; COG:S) — its product is MTTRTRSSEGCWTCRLRRKKCDETRPVCEGCSTLGIDCLYSEEKPQWMDGGDWQKARGEWVKQEIKRVAAQRREKRYMKDLEAGVGEIGLDMGRVEVGVITTGTLQLLSGVSVGDGDGGDTVGGVTILPDGEKGSGMGVETDNIPTGATSTDTTAIVTPCSSSSPSPSNIPSRHQQTDSADPDREDHTGIPASERDAHRTMFYLDYVFPFLFPFYRPTLLDFGRGWLLVLLQRNQALFHVAQTMAGYFYGIILSSEDNKEDVPELCKSHNFDAIQREQELGLQWLRRAIQGVVDKGVEGHLKEASEVVACIVQLLTSEVAVGNGWNWRVHLDAAAQLWGETWRFHGMGRVNVGGEEGEREVVCFMMLLLQLGTNPKSFTPMGQPWGTGQATLRFFSAQLLFLDVVGSTALGEGPRLQRWHAHLLDTIGREELERIVGVKVKEKEMDLPHLKLVEFIGLENWAVVAVGQVAALNGYKKERKRMGALSVTELVERARVIQRRIRDGLAGLGEPEVKHACPSSGPVPKDHPLLHFTAQGMISPQSMHSTAVHTRIWAQATLTYLQVVISGWQPASQEIHHSVTETLNLMLYCVPAPACLRVLVWPFTVTGCLAAPEQEQIFRDMVAAMGCLRNFGTIKEGLAIMEHVWANRAQIEQNADQWDIAACLSCLGQPSLLI
- a CDS encoding uncharacterized protein (COG:S; EggNog:ENOG503Q3XV) gives rise to the protein MARLWVPSYDCILLVISSKMASPRVTLFLSIPFMIIGFLLSRSPSMMTSVSPSKPWADGPMKLITTPQFQTKKTDIFTSGATHMALLHNSILRGYNSIYHQAPLLLDQDKADFIGYALAWYRFVKSHHDDEEASLFTKVEELLQDKTVFEETHHEHESFLAGLAEFEKYLSGLQSPTDFSADELLQIMSTFQEPFEKHFHSEISTIAKFSEHPNAPKEGTPENTAAAATFKAWGKSTVTKAGMTDVVPFFLLNLDRTVEDGMWAHWPPMPAPIKWGLINIAGAFHSGWWKFASCDANGQPQELWAYRAAAIKAQKEEQARA